The genomic interval AGTGCAGGACatgctcacactcacacacaccgcCCACATGGGCATATACGCATATGCCCACACAGGCTAACTATTCTGGCAGGAACACAGAACACACACAAGTCCAGACACTTTCCCAAAGATAAATACACGCATCCATACAGAAGCACAGATTTTCACACACAAGTACACAGTCACACGTAGACACAGATACTCATGCAGCCACATACATAGAAGCACCCACACAGGCAGCACAGAGGTGTGCAGGAGCACGCATGTGCACAGACACAAGTTCACACGTGCTCAGGCACCTATGAAAGAGATATGTCCACCAGCACAGCACAGAGCTGCATATGCACAGGCTCATGTGCGAGCGCTTGAGCACgcgtgcgcatgcacacacacacacacacacacacacacacacacacacttcccatAACTCAAACACCAGGCACCCAGGCCAAGTGAGAGTTCTTGGCCAGCTGCCTTTAGCCATTCACTCTGGGCTGAAGCCCTGGCCCTCCCCCTGCTCCACCCAAACCCAGTGGTCACATAAATTCCTTTGCCCCTGCTGTGGGACAGCGTCCTAGGCGCTTCCAGCCTCTGACTACAGCACAGCttcccttctctgccctctccgGGCAGATCCAGCAGGACCAAAGCATACCAACCAGCAACATGGGTAAGGAGGGGGCCTCTGACCACCACAACCAGCAACATGGGTAAGGAGGGGCCTCTGACCACCACAACCAGCAACATGGGTAAGGAGGGGCCTCTGACCACCACAACCAGCAACATGGGTAAGGAGGGGGCCTCTGACCACCACAACCAGCAAGATGGGTAAGGAGGGGCCTCTGACCACCACAACCAGCAACATGGGTAAGGAGGGGCCTCTGACCACcacaaccagcatgcccacctacAGGGGTGGCAGGAAACCTGGGTGAGGAATAGCTGGTTACAGACTAGAGGGCTGGATTCTGCtcttctgtccccacccccacccacccctgcatTTACCGGCTCAGCCAAAGTTCTGGAGGAGCTGGGAAGGAaggtagagggactgctgggaagtgtggccctgggctccACTGGCAGCTCCCCAGCTGTGGCCTGGGGTCAGGGTGCCTTTCTGCAGCTGAGAAAACCAGGCGCTGGGCATGTAGGAGTGGAATCTCTATGTCCCTGGCATTCACTGCAGGTGACACAATCCTGACTTCAGCCCTGGGCCAACTTCTTTCTGCAGAAGAGTCGGTCCCCTTCCAATACACAGGGCTGCACTCTAGCTACCCTGAGGCCATTTCCTCTTGAGGGAGGGGGAAGCCCACACTCTCTCTCTGGGACCTGTTGCTGTCCCTCCACCCTCCCAATCCCCACAGTCTTTCTATTCTCCCATTAGTAGGAGTGGATGTCAGGCTGAGGGGAAGTTTCTGTCTGATTGGAAGTGTTAAGGTCCTGTACCCTTAAATCTATCTGGCTCTTTCCTGGGCTGGCAGAATGCCCACGAGGAAGCCTGGCATTGGGAAAACTTAATGAGCTTCCCTGGGTTAATCTCAAACCCCAACTATTCAAAGATCTGGCTTGAGATGCCTACGAGAGGGGGTGTTCCCCAGAAAAAAGGGGGATGCTCACTGTGGGGGAGTTCGGGGAGACGAGACgatgccccttcccctctctcagtctctgtctggCTTGGcagtgtttgtctctctgtctgtttgtctggAGTACTgactctcctttcttctctgtgtccaggccctcctccccctccccctcatctcCCCTGCCAAGCCCTGACACAGCTTGGTATGTAGCAGAACAAGATGCCTAATTCCTTTGGACtggtcctctctctccccttgttcccccttccccactccctcaAAAGGACACCAAGTACTACCTGGGACTATCTCCCCCCCTTCCTGGTACAGCTCTACTCATATTTATACAGTTCTTCTCCCTTACAAAAATACTCCTGCACACACTGTCTTATTTGACCTTCACAGCTACTTAAGAAGGTTGGATATTATTACCCACTTTTAGGAAATAAAGCGGAGAAAATGGAGTGAGTAGATACCACACCTGGAGCTTGACACCAGGTTTTCAGGCTCTAAAACTCTGCTGCTGCTTTGCAGCCTAAGTCCTTGGCTGTTGCAAGTAGTGAGACCTGCTCCCTGGCTGAAAGCCTGGGTCCCGGCACGGCACGGCACTGGTGCAGGCTCCCCACATGTGGCCCCCAGCTGTCAGGACACTGGCCAGACTGGCCCTGGAACAGGGCAGGGAGGAGTGCTCAGTCCTGAGAGCTCCACTCCGGGATTTCCTTCAACCTGCAGCTCCACGTTATTCCTCAGCCCTTGCTCCCGGTCAGGCCTCCAACCCTAATGCCTTATACCCCGTCCTGGCAGACCTCCTTCTCAGCAGCTGACTTTCTTCCCATTCATCAGCGTGGCTTCTCTTGCCAGACTTCAGGGGACAGTAGAGCTACTCCCTACAGCTCTTGTGGATGGGCGTCTGAGCTCTCCAGAGCGGGCAAAATACCCTATTTTGCAAGGAAGTAAGGCCCACCTAGAAGTGGAAAATTGTCTAAGGACTTCCAGGTCCTACTAGCTCTGTAGCCTTATCAGCTTTAGCAGCCCCTTAGTTGTATAATCCAGGCTCTGGCCAGCAGCCTGGGGTCAGGACCCAGAGCGAGGAAAAGCACGAAGCATCCCAGTCTCTGGAGTATACACCTTTTGGTGAAGGAAGTGAACTGGTAACACCTTGACACTGAGCAACAGCTAGTTGTTCCTGTGGCCGTTCCAGCAAGCACAGAGCTGCACACTGACCTGTACTTCTTGGTTACTTCATGTAAAAGCCCAAGGCGACATCCTTATTATCCCGTCTTACAGAAAATGTGGAAACAGACACTGGAGAGGTTAAGTCATGTGGCTAAGCTCCCACGGTTActgagtgaacaactaaaaatggGATCCAAGTCAATGTCATAACCACTACACCATCCAGCCTCCACGGCACTGGTCCTTCTCCTGCTCTCCCCAGGGTCCTGTTGACTGTCCACCTTCAGGTCACATGGCTATAGCACTTCTGATCACAGCCAGCACCATCAGGGCTTCGGGGTGCTGGGGGGATGATTGGAGTGAGGGGGTGCCCGGGACAGCGCCCCTGCCTTGGCTGTAGCAGGGAAAGAACCTTCACCCTCCAGAGTATGGTCCATCCAACGTGCCCCATTGTTTCCACAGCTGCCAAATGTggaaagtgtggccctgggtacTCTACCCCTCTAGAAGCTATGAAAGGTAAGTGGGTGGTGGAGACTCAGCACCTTGGGAGAGACTCAGCTGGCCAGTGCCCTCCACAAGCTGCAATGCCACAGCTGCTGGGGTGGGGCACCTCGAACCCTGGCCTCCACTTTCAGGCATACCCCGCAGCACAGCCCCTGTCATTCCTCTCCATCCCCTACCCCCACTGCCTGCTTTCTACCCTCAGGGCCCCGGGAGGAGATTGTCTACCTGCCCTGCATTTACCGAAACACCGGCATTGAGGCCCCGGATTATTTAGCCACAGTGGATGTTGACCCCAAGTCTCCCCAGTATTGCCAGGTGAGGTAGGGTTTGGGCAGCAGAGTACTCTGTGACCCCAGGGAtgcccttccccttctccatGCTTCTTCACCCTCCTTGGATATGGTGGTGCAGGCTGTTCACTGCACAGGGGCGCCCCAGAGGTGCAAGGGGAGTGCTGAAATCCAGCCAGCACCGCGCTGCAGGCCAAGACAAGGCTGGTGGCCGCCGGTTCCCTAATCAGAGGTGTGTCTGGCTGAGCGGCACCCCTTGCCCCTTTCCCTAGGTCATCCACCGGCTGCCCATGCCCAACCTGAAGGACGAGCTGCATCACTCAGGATGGAACACGTGCAGCAGCTGCTATGGGGACGGTACCAAGTCCCGCACCAAGCTGGTGCTGCCCTGTCTCATCTCTTCTCGCATCTACGTGGTGGATGTGAGCACTGAGCCCCGTGCACCGAAGCTGCACAAGGCATGTTCTCTGCCCTTGTTGCATGGGGCCCCTAATGTACCCACCACCCTGAGCAGTCTATGGGCAAGAAACCATGCCTAAACCAGCCCCTTCCAGCTCTTGGGCAGGTCTGGGCTCAGCAGCAGAAAGGGGGTTAGAGTCAGAGGAGAATTGTAAGTGGTCACCATCAAGTACCATGGGGCAGGATACTGGAGGGCAGTGGGGAAGAGCCATACATAGCCCAGGGCTTCCCCTAGGCAGGAACCGCTGATCATTTCTTTCAACACTTTGTTGAGTCTCCTCAGCAGCACTCACTGCTGGCTGCTGTCCATACAAAGCTGACACTGGCATCAGCCCAGCCAGGATGATCTCCAGTTCTCTAGGCTGTGAGTGCTTCCAGATAGACAGGGGAgagccagaggtggatttaatgacAGGCGCACCAGacacacgccctgggccccgaattctgaagggccccacaaaaccccaactttacacttttttaatgacaccaagtttggtttcatatgtgcaattttaacagtaataatacatgatattttttatttaaaaatatagttgcctgactaggcagtggcgcagtggatagagtgtcaggctgggatgcggaggacccaggttcgagaccccaaggtctccagcttgagcgcgggcttatctggcttgagcaaagctcaccagcttggacctaaggtcactggctcgagcaaggggttactcggtctgctgaaggcccacagtcaaggcacatatgagaaagcaatcagtgaacaactaaggtgtcgcaacgaaaaagtaatgattgatgcttctcatctctctccgttcctgtctgtctgtccctatctatccctctctctgactctctctctttctgtaaaaaaaaaccgtaaaaatatggttaacatgtgtttttattttccttgtctctctcttttttaaggggcccaatgtttttttctgtgcccggggcctcaactgaccttaatcctcCTCTGGGGAGAGTGAGTAGTCAGTGCTTTCTGCTTCAGGAGTTAGTGGTTTTTCTCTTGCTCTGCAGAAGTTACCAGACTTAATCTCTATCATAATCCCACAGAGAAACTGCATCATGTTTTGAGGGAAAAGAGGACTGAGTCAGCGAATAGATGCAGCGGAGTGAAGGAGTAGGAAGTGGGGACTCCCAGCCCTGTGAGATTCTAATGCCACTCCTTACTCCTCTCCAGGTCATTGAGCCCGAGGAGATCCAGGCCAAGTGTAGCCTGGGCTACTTCCACaccagccactgcctggccagtggGGAGGTGATGATCAGTACCCTGGGAGACCCCAAGGGCAACGGCAAAGGTATCTGGTGGCACTGTAGGCACATCTGTGGGAGCAGCAGGTCCCAAGTTGGGAAAGGAGGAAATGACCTTCCAGAGAGAGCCAGGAGGTTTGGTCTCATCAAACATTTAAATTACAGTCAAGTAACTTCAGTTGTTTCTATTATTTCTATGAAAATGAGCCCTGACTCATGAATTCACTTAAAAGCTATAGTTAGAACAGTCTGCCTTGGAGAATGTGAGCACAGATATGGAAAATACATACATTCATCAGCCTTTGTGAATTTATGAACAAATCTCATAGTTCTTGGCATCCAAAATGTCCacatttgctatcttttttttttggtgatcgGAGCTGAGACTTATAAATTGTCTTATGTGACAGACACAACCTAGGTGATGAGTACTACTAGGATCTTTGTTGTACAGATTAGAAAGCGGGGCCAGATTGGTTAAGTAATTTACCTAAAGTCATACAGCTAGTGAGTCACTGAGCTCGAGTTTATACCCAACAATCAGGCCCCAGAACCCATGTCCTACCACCATGCCGTGCTGCTTCTCTCCAAATCTTACCCACTTCATCGGAACCGCCATCCAGGGGCTTGGAATGAGTTATCCATTACGGGCATCCAGTTAATGTTACTGCACCAGACTCTACTTACCTGCTTTTTCAGGAAATGGGAGGACCACAACATTCCTAGATTTAATGACACTTAGGAGTAGACATCAAGTTGTATTTGCAAGAAAGTGTTAACGTGTCATAAcatacacagcaaaggaaaacatATTGGGCATGTAATTGTGAAATTACAAATCAATACAATCTGTCTGCTCCATCAAAAACAATGAAGTGAATACAATGAAACTCAGCCTCTGGCGGAAGTCCCACACAGAGTGGGAGGCTAGGTAGAGGCGCAGGCTCCAGAGTCTCAGAGGTGTCCTGGGTCAGTAGAGAAAACTTTCCCCTGTGGTCTGGGAGAGGGATGAAGATGATGTGAAGTAAGGGCACAGAGTAAGTCCCCAGTCCCATCTGACCCTCTGTGTGAGACCCCCTGTGTGAGACCCCTTGGACACCTGAATTTAAAGAGCTGACAAACTCAGTGGGAGGAGAGAGTACCAGGTAATGGACTTGGTGCCTGTTGGGCATGCCTGgggtgagggcagagtctctTGATTGCTCCTACTGCCACCCTACTTGCTTCCTCGTCCAGGGAGTTTCATGCTGCTGGATGGAGAGACCTTTGAGGTGAAGGGGACTTGGGAACGACCTGGGTGTGCTGCACCTTTGGGCTACGACTTCTGGTATCAGCCTCAACACAATGTCATGATCAGCACTGAATGGGCGGCTCCCAAAGTTCTAGTAGAAGGCTTCAACCCCGCTGATGTAGAGGCTGGTAAGAATTCCCCCATGGGTCAGAGGAGCATGGGCACGCACCATTTCTGCTCCCAACCCCCACTCTCTGCTTCGCACTTCCCTCGTGGGGACCCCAGACTCGGGAGTGGCAGTACAGAAGGTGCTGAGTGCTCCAGTGTCCTTCTGGTCTTACCAATCCATAGTCAGCTTTCTGCCCAGGGCCGGGCCCCAGCTGTTGCCCACGCCCTCCTGCCCCACACCTGAGACCATCCTCTCGCTCTGTTCCCACCCAGGACTGTACGGAAGCCACTTATACGTGTGGGACTGGCAGCGCCGTGAGATCGTGCAGACTCTGCCGCTACAGGACGGGCTCATCCCTCTGGAGATCCGCTTCCTACACGACCCAGCTGCTTCCCAGGGCTTCGTGGGCTGCGCCCTCAGCTCCACCATCCAGCGCTTCTTCAAGAATGAGGTGACACGTGCCCCCTGGCTCGGCCCAACAGTCCCGCTGTCACTTCTGCCCAGGCTTCTGCAGCCATGACACTCCCCTCTCCCTAGGAGTGACCAGGCCTGTCTGCTTGCTCTAGCCCAGACTTCTCCAGAACCAAAAACAGGACCACTTGCCTGCCTCTCTACTCTGTCCTAGGCTATTTCCACCTTAACCCTAACCAACCTTACCTATTCATTCGTTTATTCAACAAAATGTCATGCGAGCCTCTGCGGCAGGCCCCGGGCCAGCGCTGGGCAGGCTGTGGTGAAGCAGACGTGACTCCTGTCCTAAGGAGCTTGCAGTGGAGCTAGACTGTCATGGCAGGGAGGCCCTGAATCCACTGTCTCCCTGTGGACAGGCCCCGGGGAGACCCAGATCtgcccccaactccagctctcaCAGGCTTACCTCTCTGGCTCCTGACCCCAATGCAGGGAGGCACTTGGTCGGCGGAGAAGGTCATCCAGGTGCCCCCCAAGAAAGTGAAGGGCTGGCTGCTGCCTGAAATGCCAGGTGGGTGCCCGGGGCAGGATGGGAGTCAGGAGATTGACGTTAGTCTGGGGATCAGGAGTCCCGACGGCCTCTGAACCGCACTCCCGCCTCAGCCCTGATCACGGACATCCTGCTGTCCCTGGATGACCGCTTCCTCTACTTCAGCAACTGGCTGCACGGGGACCTGCGGCAGTATGACGTCTCTGACCCACAGAGGCCGCAACTCACAGGACAGGTTGGGGCCCTGCcagggtggggagaaggaagggaggaggaagaagggaggctaCGTGAGGAAGAGGGTATGAAGGGCTTGGGGTGTGACAAGGGAGGTGCAGGAAAGGCAATCACTGAGGCTGAGGGCGGTGCAGGCCAGGGTGCCTGGGAAGGGGCGGGCTGGAGGGGTACTGACTGGGGCGAACAGCTCTTCTTGCCCCTTCCCACTCAGCTCTTCCTGGGGGGCAGCATAGTGAAGGGAGGACCTGTGCAAGTGCTGGAGGATCAGGAGCTAAAATCCCAGCCCGAGCCCCTGGTGGTCAAGGTGAGGATCTCTCCTGGATCGGGGCACACTCAGATCTGTGCTGGAgaggtctagggcagtggtccccaacccccgggctgcggaccggtaccggtccatgggccatttggtaccagtccgcagagaaagaataaataacttacattatttctgttttatttatatttaagtctgaatgatgttttattttttaaaaatgaccagatttcctctgttacatccatgtaagactcactcttgacgcttgtctcggtcacgtgatacatttatccgtcccaccctaaaggccggtccatgaaaatattttctgacattaaactggtccgtggcccaaaaaaggttggggaccactggtctaggggacGGGAGGAGGGCAGCATCTGAGCATGCTCTTGGGGTCTGGGTGGTGCCTGTGATCCCCTCCAGGGTCCTGGGGACTGACCCCTGGTTTTCCCAAGGGGAAGCAGGTGGCCGGAGGCCCTCAGATGATACAGCTTAGCCTAGATGGGAAGCGTCTCTACGTCAGCACATCGCTGTACAGTGCCTGGGACAAGCAGTTTTACCCTGACCTCATCAGGTGAGGAGCAGACAGCTCGGGCTTTCTTCCCCAGTCCACTCCCAGAGGGGTGGTTTGGCTGAGGGCTCCTCGAGCACCCCACCTGCCCCCGCCATACGGACCCTGCTCCCTCCTCGGGAACCCACTTGTGTACTCACAAAGTCTAGGGGGACGGGCACGGCTCCCTctgacctctctgcctccccattgcCACCAGGGAAGGCTCTGTGATGCTGCAGATTGATGTAGACACAGTAAAGGGAGGGCTGACGTTGAACCCCAACTTCCTGGTGGACTTTGGGAAGGAGCCCCTAGGCCCAGCCCTGGCCCATGAGATCCGCTACCCAGGGGGCGACTGCAGCTCTGACATCTGGCTCTGAAGTTCCCCCTGCAGTGTCCCACGCCACATTCTGAGCCCCCACTGCCCCGGGTCTGGCTGCCCTCCGCTCTCTCTGGGCCACCGTCCTTGCAGTTGGCCCTACTAAAGCCACAATGGGGCTGTTGAAATGTATTGACAAGTGTTGCCTTGTTGTGTTGCTCCGTCTTTATGTGAGCTCTTGGAAattatttcacagaaataaagaaataaacaaataaataaacaaactggtgAACTTCTTTCTTAGGTCCTGTATTTCTCTTCTGTTGACCCTTTGTATCTTACATGGGAAAGTCCTGAAGGTTACTTGGGAATTACAGTCCCTACCAGTTCATACCAGTGGTTCTAACATGAAGCTAACAGTGCtgaagtgttattattattattataattttagtgagagagacggggagagagagagagagggagacagagagagggaggagggagatgagaaacatctactTTTAgatgctgcactttagttgttcatttattgcttctcatatgtaccttgactggaggggggggtctccagccaagacagtgaccccttgctcaagccagcaaccttgggctgaagccagcaaccgtgagcttcaagccagcaaccatgtgatcatgtctatgaacccatgctcaagctggagaaccTGCGCTGAAGCCgaatgaacccacactcaagcttgcaaccttgggattttgaacctatGATCTCAGCATGCcagctcaatgctttatccactgtgccaccactagtcaagTGAagaagtctgtgtgtgtgtgtgtgtgtgtgtatgtgacagagacagagagaaggacagataggaacagacaggaagggagagatgagaagcatcaatttttctttgtggctccttagttgttcattgattgctttctcatatgtgccttgaccaaggggtggggtgggggggctacagcagagcaagtgaccccttgatccagccagtaaccttaggctcaagccagcgaccatgggcttcaagtcagtgacctttgggctcaagccagtagctatggggtcatgtctatgatcctatgctcaatccagtgaccctgcagtcaagctggtgagcccacgctcaagctggtgacctccgggtttcgaacttgggtcctctgtgtcccagtccaatgctcagaAGTCTCACTTTTAGAGTCAGCTAGAACCTGAGGATTTTGGATTGTAACAAGGACACCTGGGGGAAGAGAAAGTTAATCAGTgtttctaaactttaaaaaattctgtgctttcttttaaAGAAGCTAAAATTTCACCTACCATCCCCAGGAGAATGTAATGTGTCCTCACACACAGGAGACACCCGAGCCCCCGATGAAGGTAGTGCTATCTATTTCCACTGCTGCTGAGACTACCTGGTGAACACAGTGTGTCACCGCCAACCTGGACGACAGGAACATCCCCATGCAGGAGGGCTGGAAATATCAGCGTGACCTTCCGTAGAGACAGGTCCTGGCACTCTTGTCTACTCACCTAGACAGTGTTTTAAAACCTTGCCCAAATCGGAGATATCTCCTTTCACTGTGCTATGTTTTCAATTGTTTATAAAAAGTATGAGATGGAAACTTCAGGAAGCTAAGGGACAGCAACCAAGGGTTAATTCTGTTGACCTCTTCATTCTCTTCCCAAGGCAAGACCAGCAACATACAGGGATTAATCTACATTCTTTTCATAAGTGTCTTCCACAAAGGTGTCTTTGTTTTAAACATGGAGCCATCTAGAACACCCCTCCCCAAGATGGTCAGGCTACGccatgctttcttttcctttgaggTCCTTTAATCATGTTTCTGAACATCTACCTCAACTTGAGACCTGATTCCTTCCTCCTGCCTTACCTTTTGGGTCAAGTAAACACACCTTTCAGAAAACCTTCCTTGACTCCTCCAGGTTAAGGGCCTCTTGCCCTTAACCTCAGCATGAACATATGCCACATTGAATCAAAACTCCCCACTTATTCTTAGCACCTAGCAGGGATATCAGCACACAGTACactttaataaataaaggaatacaAAGGAGGTGCATGGGATGATTAAGGAGTTACAGGGAGCCTTGGGGTTCACTGGGTCTTATCCAGAGTTTCTCTCCTAGGTTTCTGCCTCATTCTTTTCAATAACcaaactttggaaaaagaaagaatcatgtagttgttcattattctatttatttctagAAGCTTAAAATTATATTCAGCAAGATGAACCTTGAGTACTTTTCATACCAGAATAAAAGGAAACTACTGAAGATTACAGGGGTTATATCTGAAGGACACATGACAGATACGGCAAAGGAATAATAGCTATATCTACAATGAACAGCAACCTCTCAGACCTCAACAGTAAAAAACCCAAGCATTCCAATTAGGAGATGGGCCGAAGACATGAACTGACAAttcaccaaagaggatatacagatggcaagtaGCTCATGAAAAGATAGTGCACATCATTAACTATACAAATTAAGATCATGTGTCATCACTACATACCTATCAgaatgaccaaaataaaaaataatgagaacacAACGTGTTGG from Saccopteryx leptura isolate mSacLep1 chromosome 2, mSacLep1_pri_phased_curated, whole genome shotgun sequence carries:
- the SELENBP1 gene encoding methanethiol oxidase isoform X2, with product MAAKCGKCGPGYSTPLEAMKGPREEIVYLPCIYRNTGIEAPDYLATVDVDPKSPQYCQVIHRLPMPNLKDELHHSGWNTCSSCYGDGTKSRTKLVLPCLISSRIYVVDVSTEPRAPKLHKVIEPEEIQAKCSLGYFHTSHCLASGEVMISTLGDPKGNGKGSFMLLDGETFEVKGTWERPGCAAPLGYDFWYQPQHNVMISTEWAAPKVLVEGFNPADVEAGLYGSHLYVWDWQRREIVQTLPLQDGLIPLEIRFLHDPAASQGFVGCALSSTIQRFFKNEGGTWSAEKVIQVPPKKVKGWLLPEMPALITDILLSLDDRFLYFSNWLHGDLRQYDVSDPQRPQLTGQLFLGGSIVKGGPVQVLEDQELKSQPEPLVVKGKQVAGGPQMIQLSLDGKRLYVSTSLYSAWDKQFYPDLIREGSVMLQIDVDTVKGGLTLNPNFLVDFGKEPLGPALAHEIRYPGGDCSSDIWL
- the SELENBP1 gene encoding methanethiol oxidase isoform X1, translated to MGKEGPLTTTTSNMAAKCGKCGPGYSTPLEAMKGPREEIVYLPCIYRNTGIEAPDYLATVDVDPKSPQYCQVIHRLPMPNLKDELHHSGWNTCSSCYGDGTKSRTKLVLPCLISSRIYVVDVSTEPRAPKLHKVIEPEEIQAKCSLGYFHTSHCLASGEVMISTLGDPKGNGKGSFMLLDGETFEVKGTWERPGCAAPLGYDFWYQPQHNVMISTEWAAPKVLVEGFNPADVEAGLYGSHLYVWDWQRREIVQTLPLQDGLIPLEIRFLHDPAASQGFVGCALSSTIQRFFKNEGGTWSAEKVIQVPPKKVKGWLLPEMPALITDILLSLDDRFLYFSNWLHGDLRQYDVSDPQRPQLTGQLFLGGSIVKGGPVQVLEDQELKSQPEPLVVKGKQVAGGPQMIQLSLDGKRLYVSTSLYSAWDKQFYPDLIREGSVMLQIDVDTVKGGLTLNPNFLVDFGKEPLGPALAHEIRYPGGDCSSDIWL